CTTCGCTCTCCACGGTTCTTAATACAGAACCTATATATGGTGAGGGAATCCCCGCTATTGTTGATGCTACATATAGTGAGGAGTAGATCTTTCCGATATGCTCTCCATATACGAGCTCATGAATGATTAGATTATAAGACGGTATCCAAGACGCTATGGATGCTCCAAGCATTATAAATGAGATATATGGTGCTAAGCTCTGTGGACGCGGATCTAATGAGAGTATAAGAGCCGAGAGTGCCGTTAGAAGCTCTGATATAGCTAGCACTGCCACAGGGTTCCTCTCAGAGGCTAGGCCGAAGAGGTATGATGTTAGAAACCAAGATATATTCTGGATCGTATATAGGATCGCTACATCCCCATCTTCAAACCCCTTCTCAGCTAGGAAGGTTGGTGCAAGCGGGGACCATAGATAGAACGAGAATCGATCTAGACAACCGTAGATCACTATAAACCATATCGATCTCAGATCCCTCGCCACAAGGACAAGATCCCTTACCGAGATAGAAACCTCTCTCCTCACACCCCTACCTTGGGATGGTATATAGAGGACTACTAGTGAGGAGCTTAGCAAAAGGATAAATAAAATTATAAATAGTGCTTGATAGCCGAGGATCTCTCTAAACATATACCCGGCTATAGGACCTATAACCATTGCTATTGAGGAAGACATCATTATATATCCAAACCATCTACCGAGCTCGTGTCCAGCAAGATCCATAACGAGTATGTTTCTAGCAACAATAACAAGGGAAAAATATATGTTATATAATATAATGCTTATAGGAAAACCCATCCACGGAGGTAAAACTACAATCGAGATAGGTGATAAAGCCCCTATAAAATAAGCTATGAAGGTAAAAAGCCTCCTGCCAAGAATATCAGAGAGGAAACCTGTAAATAATATGAATATTATAGATATGGTGTAAGAATAGACTTCGTAAACAGACTGGCTCCCATATCCAAACCCAACAGAAACCCCATAAAATCTAATTTGATAATTATATATAGATGAGGAGAAGCTGGAGAGCGCTCCAGCAATAGCTAGTACCAAGATCCCTCTAACCCTCAGATCCAAGGAATCAACACCTCAACTAAAGCGCCCCAACCATCGCTACTATATCTCTACATCCAAGGATACTTTTAGAGATTCCGCTTTAAAAGCAAACACATCTCAAAGGCTAGAAGAGGAGAGAATTTGAAACCAAGAGCTGTTAACAATAAATTTTCATTTTTATACTGTAAAATATTTAAAAGATATAGAATAAGTTCTACATAGCTTTCCAGGATTATAAGATATCTATCGTGAGAAATATTAGAAATGCTTGCATAGCTAGTTACTCGATATAGATATATAGGAAGTCATATGACCTGTGGAAAGTTGTGTATATATTCTTTACAAACTGAAAGCCTCGTCCTTCAGGGCGGGGATGTTGTTAATGCTTATAAGCTTTGATGTTAGCACTAGGTTAGATGATGAGGCGGTCAAGCATTGCAACCAGGCCCCCGGATGATCATAGATGGGGGCTAACAGCCATATCCCCGAGTCCCCGGGAGGGGATAGGGGTAATGGGCCGGAGACCCGGCCCAGGGCTAAACCCACGAGAACCTGGGATGATCTACTATAGAATTGAAAGGGGAGGAGGTCAGTAACAGACATAGGTAGCTTAGAACATCTTTCCCAAGCGCCTATCGCTTCTGATGGTCTCTATATGTGTTTCTAAGTATATAGAACATCTGAAGAGCTGTTCACCCGAGGGTTGTTACTTCTACGCTCAGGTTCCCATAGTCTCCCTACGCTATCATTCTCAGACCCTTTTAATCCCTATTAGCTATGATATCAAGGGGCTCGCGGGGGAGGGGTATAGGGGTTCTGGTAAGTATTGTGGTGCCTACGTATAACGAGGCTGAGAATGTTGGGGAGCTTCTAGAGAGGATTAGGAGGGCTATGGGTGGGAGGGGTTTTAGCTATGAGGTTGTTATTGTTGATGACTCATCCTCCGACGGCACTGCGGAGGTTGCTAGGGATACAGCTTCTAGGCTTGGGATCCCGCTGAAGCTTATTATAAGGAGTTCCAGGGGTCTAGCGGGTGCTGTTATGAGGGGTTTTAGGGAGGCTTCGGGGGAGTATATATTGGTTATGGATGCCGATCTCCAGCACCCGCCCGAGGTCGCTGCTGAGATGGTTGAGAGGGCATTGAGAGAGGGTCTAGATATAGTGATAGCATCTAGATACGTAGAGGGTGGGGGTGTTGAGGGGTGGAGCATCTATAGAAGAATAGTCTCCAGGCTTGCAAGCATAGTAGCAAGGATCCTAATACCACAGGCTAGAAGGGTGAGAGACCCCCTCTCAGGCTTCTTCCTAATCAGGAGATCTGTTATAGAGGCTATGGAGAAAAGCGGTGTCGAGAGGCATGGGAGAAGCTTCAAAATACTCCTAGAGATCCTTGTGAGGGGGAGGTATGAGAGGATAGCGGAGCACCCATATATATTCAAGCCGAGGGTGAGGGGTAGGAGCAAGCTAGGGCTAAGAGAGAGCTTAGAATTCATAAAACAGGTGATAGAGCTTAGCGACTATAGAATATTGAAGTTCATGTTGGTAGGCTCTACAGGTGTTATTGTTAATAACCTAGTATTATATGCTTTAACAAGCCATATGAACGTACCAGTATATATAGCATCACCCATAGCAATAGAGACGGCAACCGTGAATAACTTTATACTAAACGATAGATGGACATTCAAGAGATTCAGACAAATGGGGAGAGCCTATATAAGGCTAGCTAAATACCATATAGCGGTGGGGCTCGGCAATCTAGTCAACTATGTAGTGGTATTAGCGCTCCACCAGATCCTAGGGATCATACCAGCAAATATCCTAGGCATAGGCCTGGGATTTATAACAAACTATCTAGTAAGCTCGGAATTTGTATGGGAAATTGCGAAGAGCTATAAAGGATCAAGGCTTCTCCGTAGAGGTAGAGATCTGTATAAGGTTACACAATATAACATATCTAGATCAAATATGAAGAATTAGATCTTAAAGAGGGCCCAGGATCTCTGGGGAGAGACCCTGGGCGGCCTTCCTGGCCCGCATACTGGGCCGGGCTATACTACCGCGGCGCCCAATAATATTATATTATATTTACCCTTATAAGTGTTTCGAACCCTAGGCTTTAGAAACATCGACTCTATAGCCTCAGCTGAAACCCTCGCTCTCTAGGGTAGAAGAGGAGAGCCATGCTTCCACTAGGATGGGGGAGAGGCCTGCGAGGCTTCGGCTCTGGCTGTTCTTGATTTTAGATAGCTCTCAACATATTCCAGGGTTTTTGAAAGATATATCTTATATGCCTGTTTCGCCAGCTCCATAGCTCTTCTCAAATGCTCGTATTTGAATGCGCCCATACCGCTCTTCTGGATCCCAGTTATTACACCATCATCCGAAAACGCTATCGTTATAAGGGCGTCTGCAACTGTTTCCTCCTCTAACGAGGGGTCTGCCACAAGGTAATCCCCGATCTTCGCTACTGTTGTTGTGAGAACCTTTTTTCTAATTGGTAGGGGCTCTAAATTTGATCTATCCACTGTAATATCTCCCTTCTCCTGGCTAACCTGTACCTTAGGTATTTCTGCTGTCATGAGGGATGCTAGTGTAGCTATTGATGAGGCATCTATAAGATTCCCATCATGGTCTATAACATATATATCAACAAATATATTCCACACCTTTTTACCCGGGATTATCACTAGCTTCTCAAGATCTATAGCCCTTACATCTCTAAGAGATCTATCTATCACCCTCGCAAGCTCTATAGCCCTCTCATCCGGAGGCCCTGGCTCGAATGTCGGAGATGCTAGGGGGACGAACTCGGCGCTTACAATGAGGTTCCCCATGTTAGGGGTATCCTGGAATGGTGTGCCTATCTCCGCCTTAACACCG
The Sulfolobales archaeon DNA segment above includes these coding regions:
- a CDS encoding MFS transporter, whose product is MDLRVRGILVLAIAGALSSFSSSIYNYQIRFYGVSVGFGYGSQSVYEVYSYTISIIFILFTGFLSDILGRRLFTFIAYFIGALSPISIVVLPPWMGFPISIILYNIYFSLVIVARNILVMDLAGHELGRWFGYIMMSSSIAMVIGPIAGYMFREILGYQALFIILFILLLSSSLVVLYIPSQGRGVRREVSISVRDLVLVARDLRSIWFIVIYGCLDRFSFYLWSPLAPTFLAEKGFEDGDVAILYTIQNISWFLTSYLFGLASERNPVAVLAISELLTALSALILSLDPRPQSLAPYISFIMLGASIASWIPSYNLIIHELVYGEHIGKIYSSLYVASTIAGIPSPYIGSVLRTVESE
- a CDS encoding glycosyltransferase family 2 protein gives rise to the protein MVPTYNEAENVGELLERIRRAMGGRGFSYEVVIVDDSSSDGTAEVARDTASRLGIPLKLIIRSSRGLAGAVMRGFREASGEYILVMDADLQHPPEVAAEMVERALREGLDIVIASRYVEGGGVEGWSIYRRIVSRLASIVARILIPQARRVRDPLSGFFLIRRSVIEAMEKSGVERHGRSFKILLEILVRGRYERIAEHPYIFKPRVRGRSKLGLRESLEFIKQVIELSDYRILKFMLVGSTGVIVNNLVLYALTSHMNVPVYIASPIAIETATVNNFILNDRWTFKRFRQMGRAYIRLAKYHIAVGLGNLVNYVVVLALHQILGIIPANILGIGLGFITNYLVSSEFVWEIAKSYKGSRLLRRGRDLYKVTQYNISRSNMKN
- the rrp42 gene encoding exosome complex protein Rrp42, which gives rise to MSITPVDIPVIPALKRNAILNLLSRSARIDGRSPGDVRSIEIALGVIPNANGSAHVRLGLTQVIAGVKAEIGTPFQDTPNMGNLIVSAEFVPLASPTFEPGPPDERAIELARVIDRSLRDVRAIDLEKLVIIPGKKVWNIFVDIYVIDHDGNLIDASSIATLASLMTAEIPKVQVSQEKGDITVDRSNLEPLPIRKKVLTTTVAKIGDYLVADPSLEEETVADALITIAFSDDGVITGIQKSGMGAFKYEHLRRAMELAKQAYKIYLSKTLEYVESYLKSRTARAEASQASPPS